The Candidatus Koribacter versatilis Ellin345 genome has a segment encoding these proteins:
- the rplI gene encoding 50S ribosomal protein L9 — MEVILKQDVEKLGHQGDVVKVAEGYGRNYLLPKKLAIEATAANKAVIEQMKAAAVRRIAREKTDAESLAKQFDGVTVTFTRRAGESNQLFGSVTTSDIATELEHKGFKLDRRKLSLVEPIKTTGDFKVALKLHRDVTVDIPVHVAKEAEVAAQ, encoded by the coding sequence ATGGAAGTCATTCTGAAGCAAGACGTAGAAAAGCTCGGTCACCAGGGCGACGTGGTGAAGGTGGCCGAAGGATATGGCCGCAACTACCTGCTGCCGAAAAAGCTCGCGATTGAAGCGACGGCCGCGAACAAGGCCGTGATCGAGCAGATGAAGGCCGCCGCGGTGCGCCGCATTGCGCGCGAGAAGACGGATGCCGAATCTCTCGCGAAGCAGTTCGACGGAGTTACCGTGACGTTCACCCGCCGCGCCGGCGAAAGCAACCAGCTCTTCGGTTCGGTTACCACTTCCGACATCGCGACAGAACTCGAGCACAAGGGCTTTAAGCTCGATCGCCGCAAGTTGTCGCTGGTGGAACCGATTAAGACCACTGGCGATTTCAAGGTGGCCCTGAAGCTGCACCGCGACGTGACGGTTGATATCCCGGTACACGTTGCGAAGGAAGCGGAAGTCGCAGCGCAGTAA
- the rpsR gene encoding 30S ribosomal protein S18 yields the protein MADETTVSTPAASGTETPSTGGGGAPQGRPQGGPRGDRGPRPGGSGRDGGRKFFRRKKVCKFCVEKIDAIDYKDVRLLGQFVAESGKIVPRRLTGVCTPHQRRLSDAIKQARNIALLPFASAR from the coding sequence ATGGCTGACGAAACGACAGTAAGCACGCCTGCAGCATCGGGCACGGAAACTCCCAGCACTGGCGGTGGCGGTGCGCCCCAAGGTCGTCCGCAAGGCGGGCCTCGTGGCGATCGTGGACCGCGTCCGGGTGGCTCGGGACGCGATGGCGGACGGAAGTTTTTCCGCCGCAAGAAGGTTTGCAAGTTCTGCGTCGAGAAGATTGACGCGATCGACTACAAGGACGTGCGCCTGCTCGGGCAGTTCGTGGCCGAGAGCGGCAAGATCGTTCCGCGGCGTTTGACGGGCGTCTGCACGCCGCACCAGCGGCGGCTCAGTGACGCGATCAAGCAGGCGCGCAACATCGCCCTGCTGCCGTTCGCGAGCGCTCGATAG
- the rpsF gene encoding 30S ribosomal protein S6: protein MQRTYEVMFIVRPDLTDEDLDKLVSTLETQVGTAGGTIKSVDKMGKRRLAYEVSTFTDGMYILFTIEGEGALIKEVERRLRVQEQVIKFITVRVDEEQKRLAKVKAIRDTKVRGKGTRAAEQAAAAEAAAPAAAPAEPASAEPAPAV from the coding sequence ATGCAGCGTACGTATGAAGTGATGTTCATCGTTCGGCCGGATCTGACCGACGAGGACCTGGACAAGCTAGTTTCCACTCTGGAGACGCAGGTGGGCACGGCGGGTGGCACGATTAAGTCTGTCGACAAGATGGGCAAGCGCCGCTTGGCGTATGAAGTCAGCACGTTCACGGACGGGATGTACATCCTGTTCACGATTGAAGGCGAAGGCGCGCTGATTAAAGAAGTCGAGCGCCGCCTGCGCGTTCAGGAACAGGTGATTAAGTTCATCACCGTGCGCGTGGACGAAGAGCAGAAGCGTTTGGCGAAGGTGAAGGCGATCCGCGACACGAAGGTTCGTGGCAAGGGTACGCGAGCGGCCGAGCAGGCTGCAGCGGCGGAAGCGGCTGCACCGGCAGCGGCTCCGGCTGAGCCGGCGAGTGCGGAACCGGCGCCGGCTGTCTAG
- the pth gene encoding aminoacyl-tRNA hydrolase yields the protein MKLIVGLGNPGMQYQFTPHNLGFLAVDRIAEKYGIRVANRNCKALTGRGVIEGVDVVLAKPETYMNLSGASVQELVSELEIDGTKDMIVIYDDLDLPYGSIRVRERGSAGGHNGVQSIIGALDTQEFLRIRIGIAPEFKLSDGASYVLSQLKKSQLPVVDQALDDAAEAVKVILREGPGPAMNRFNRKPEPPESGGEVAAK from the coding sequence GTGAAACTGATAGTGGGGCTCGGCAATCCGGGCATGCAGTATCAGTTCACGCCGCATAACCTGGGGTTCCTGGCGGTGGACCGGATTGCCGAGAAGTACGGGATCCGGGTGGCGAACCGGAATTGCAAGGCGCTTACCGGCCGCGGAGTAATTGAGGGAGTGGATGTAGTCCTGGCGAAGCCGGAGACCTACATGAACCTCAGCGGCGCGTCGGTTCAAGAGCTCGTGAGTGAGCTTGAGATCGACGGGACTAAGGACATGATCGTGATCTATGACGATCTCGATCTGCCGTATGGAAGCATACGGGTCCGGGAGCGGGGCAGTGCCGGAGGCCACAACGGGGTGCAAAGCATTATCGGCGCCCTGGATACGCAGGAGTTTTTGCGGATCCGCATTGGGATTGCGCCTGAGTTCAAGTTGAGCGACGGCGCCAGTTACGTTCTTTCGCAGTTGAAGAAGTCGCAGTTGCCGGTAGTGGACCAGGCATTGGATGACGCGGCCGAGGCCGTGAAGGTCATTCTGAGAGAAGGTCCAGGGCCGGCGATGAACCGGTTCAACCGGAAGCCTGAGCCGCCAGAGAGTGGTGGCGAAGTGGCTGCGAAGTAG
- a CDS encoding 50S ribosomal protein L25 encodes MAITENTVTAQSRKAGGKNDARRVRKTGMVPAAVYGAGKDPVAVTVDPKAVSKILRSETGHNTIFDLAVNGGAEKVMIVDWQYEPLKGKLLHVDLKRIAMDKVLRVSVPVILQGTAEGVKNEGGILEQLIREVEIECLPADIPRAIFADVTPLKHGDNLRVKDLAHGDKLKFITDEDQMVAHVTHVKEEVVATPDAVAAEAGATPAEPEVIKKGKTEVEGAEGGDEKKAEKKK; translated from the coding sequence ATGGCGATAACAGAAAACACAGTTACAGCACAATCGCGGAAGGCCGGCGGCAAGAATGACGCTCGCCGCGTCCGCAAAACCGGCATGGTTCCCGCTGCAGTTTACGGTGCGGGCAAAGATCCCGTGGCGGTTACGGTGGACCCGAAGGCAGTGAGCAAGATCCTGCGCTCTGAGACGGGCCACAACACGATTTTCGACCTGGCAGTGAACGGTGGCGCCGAGAAGGTGATGATCGTTGACTGGCAGTACGAGCCTCTGAAGGGCAAGCTCCTGCACGTGGACCTCAAGCGCATCGCGATGGACAAGGTGCTGCGCGTGAGCGTGCCGGTGATTCTGCAGGGCACGGCGGAAGGCGTGAAGAACGAGGGCGGCATTCTTGAGCAGCTGATCCGCGAAGTCGAGATCGAGTGCTTGCCGGCCGACATTCCACGGGCGATCTTTGCCGATGTCACGCCCCTGAAGCATGGCGATAACCTGCGCGTGAAGGACCTTGCGCATGGCGACAAGCTGAAGTTCATCACGGACGAAGACCAGATGGTCGCGCACGTGACCCACGTGAAGGAAGAAGTGGTTGCTACGCCCGACGCGGTTGCGGCGGAAGCGGGTGCTACTCCGGCCGAGCCCGAGGTTATCAAGAAGGGCAAGACGGAAGTCGAGGGCGCCGAGGGTGGCGACGAGAAGAAGGCAGAGAAGAAGAAGTAG
- a CDS encoding ribose-phosphate diphosphokinase, translating to MDTAAKPSAVQPQNSSSAEVGTIVTGGERKVNPGPDPKNDRKPTRTPDPKFKIFSGAANEPLAQEICAFLGIPLGQTKLTKFSDGEIYVQILENVRGGDIFLVQPTCHPVDHHLMQLLLMIDALKRASARRITTVIPYFGYARQDRKDKPRVPVSAKLVADLLTTAGADRALVVDLHAPQIQGFFNIPVDHLFGSPVLVDYFKKLELPDLTVVSPDAGGVERARFFAKKMDSALAIVDKRRTDMNVTEVMHVIGDVHGRTCLILDDIIDTAGTLVKTAQALADAGASEVYACASHAVLSGEAINRISKSVLKELVVTNTIPLTDAGKAEPKIKVLSIAGLIARAIQSIHEETSVSKLFL from the coding sequence ATGGACACAGCTGCAAAACCAAGCGCGGTGCAACCTCAGAACAGCAGTTCGGCGGAAGTCGGAACCATCGTTACCGGCGGAGAACGAAAAGTGAACCCCGGACCCGATCCGAAAAACGATCGTAAGCCGACGCGGACGCCGGATCCGAAGTTCAAGATTTTTTCCGGGGCGGCGAATGAACCGCTCGCGCAAGAAATTTGCGCGTTCCTTGGAATTCCGCTGGGACAGACAAAGCTCACCAAGTTTTCGGATGGCGAGATTTATGTCCAGATCCTCGAAAACGTGCGCGGGGGGGACATCTTCCTGGTGCAGCCGACGTGTCACCCGGTGGACCATCACTTGATGCAGTTGCTGCTGATGATTGACGCGTTGAAGCGCGCCTCGGCACGACGCATTACGACGGTGATTCCGTATTTTGGCTATGCGCGTCAGGACCGCAAGGACAAGCCGCGTGTTCCGGTGAGCGCGAAGCTCGTCGCCGATTTGCTGACGACGGCCGGTGCGGATCGCGCACTCGTTGTTGACTTGCACGCGCCGCAGATCCAGGGCTTCTTCAATATCCCGGTGGACCATTTATTTGGATCACCGGTGTTGGTGGACTACTTCAAGAAGCTGGAACTGCCCGATCTGACCGTGGTTTCGCCGGACGCGGGCGGTGTGGAACGCGCCAGGTTCTTTGCGAAGAAGATGGATTCGGCGCTGGCGATTGTGGACAAACGCCGCACCGACATGAACGTGACCGAGGTGATGCACGTGATCGGCGATGTACACGGCCGGACGTGCTTGATCCTCGACGACATTATCGATACCGCGGGAACGCTGGTGAAGACGGCCCAGGCCCTGGCGGATGCAGGCGCTTCGGAGGTTTACGCATGCGCCTCGCACGCTGTGCTTTCGGGAGAAGCGATTAATCGCATCTCGAAGTCGGTGCTCAAGGAGTTAGTTGTAACCAACACGATTCCCCTGACGGATGCCGGCAAAGCCGAGCCCAAGATCAAGGTGCTCTCGATTGCCGGATTGATCGCTCGCGCGATCCAGTCGATTCACGAAGAGACCTCCGTCAGCAAACTGTTTTTGTAA
- the ispE gene encoding 4-(cytidine 5'-diphospho)-2-C-methyl-D-erythritol kinase, which yields MSTFVRSYAKINLGLRIGPRRADGFHDLRTMYTTIALHELVSVEVEDGDGIEIRCDDPRVPCDSTNTCHKAAALVLEALGLRSKVLISIEKRLPVQGGLGAASGNAIATIFGLERMLGKELSAKERAEIAEKIGSDLNLFLYGGLTLGTGRGEEVWPLPDLPSLPLVIVTPEVGVSTPVAFKAWDSLTHPEGSVTINEFNHLVYEWLSASGVPALSGDRAETLLLDLVRTGISNDFERVVFPEIPVLREVKCALEREGALYASLSGSGSTLYGLFRSSAEASTAAERLNSSGLKATATQTLPREQYWREMFQ from the coding sequence ATGTCCACCTTTGTCCGTTCATACGCGAAGATCAATCTTGGGCTGCGCATTGGGCCGCGGCGCGCGGATGGGTTTCACGATCTGCGCACGATGTACACGACGATCGCGTTGCACGAGCTTGTTTCGGTTGAAGTCGAAGACGGCGACGGGATCGAGATCCGGTGTGACGATCCGCGGGTGCCTTGCGATTCGACGAATACGTGCCACAAGGCGGCGGCGCTGGTGTTGGAGGCGCTCGGTCTGCGCTCTAAGGTATTGATTTCCATCGAGAAGCGGCTGCCGGTACAGGGTGGACTCGGGGCAGCTTCTGGGAATGCGATTGCGACGATTTTTGGGCTGGAGCGGATGCTGGGGAAGGAGCTTTCGGCCAAAGAAAGGGCAGAGATTGCCGAGAAGATCGGATCCGACCTTAACTTGTTCTTATACGGTGGGTTAACGTTGGGTACCGGGCGCGGCGAGGAGGTCTGGCCGCTGCCGGATTTGCCATCGCTGCCGCTGGTGATCGTGACGCCGGAGGTCGGAGTGTCGACGCCGGTGGCATTTAAGGCGTGGGATTCATTGACCCATCCGGAGGGCTCCGTTACAATAAATGAGTTCAACCATCTCGTTTACGAGTGGTTGTCTGCATCCGGTGTTCCCGCCTTGAGCGGGGACCGGGCCGAGACGCTGCTTCTCGACCTTGTCCGAACCGGGATTTCGAACGACTTCGAACGCGTTGTCTTTCCAGAAATTCCCGTATTACGAGAGGTCAAGTGTGCGCTCGAGCGCGAAGGCGCTTTGTATGCGTCGCTTTCCGGCTCAGGTTCAACCTTGTATGGGTTGTTTCGTTCGTCTGCGGAAGCATCGACAGCGGCGGAGCGGTTGAACTCGAGCGGGCTGAAAGCGACGGCGACACAGACCTTGCCGCGTGAGCAGTACTGGCGGGAAATGTTTCAGTAA
- a CDS encoding phosphatase PAP2 family protein, with protein MSAGLFARELGPAQKILATAALAFAAFGCALHPYVYHDFLIVPYFAVGLACILILQLRVMPSVRDAIAVVVLGLALLQVDLRLLGYATSAMAVLSLFGLASLLVLGWRAIWGKAKADALHRAFVAAIGLGVCVAFTGLYIERSAFWQTKMYDLFLYSFDASLGGQWTFRLAQFTAHHPGAHFVSAMVYNVVLVPPALVYAALLNDERRARTALWAFLIVGPLACVCFLLFPATGPVYAFKTFPMLAVPAGEIARLVPGPVGISGPRNAIPSLHFAWVLLAYWNSRDTKAAIRVFCAVMLALTIYATLETGEHYGVDLLVAVPFALGIQALAMWLGGIRSRCVTQAIFVPLGITVAWFVLLRFCNRVCWVSAVVPWAAVLLTLGACLYLYRRLVAVQKESGSIEKQSVSRETTDLVHAGSAG; from the coding sequence GTGAGCGCGGGCCTTTTTGCGCGGGAATTGGGCCCAGCGCAGAAGATCCTCGCGACGGCGGCTCTCGCCTTCGCGGCGTTCGGCTGCGCTCTGCACCCGTACGTTTATCACGACTTCCTCATCGTGCCGTACTTCGCGGTGGGGCTTGCCTGCATTCTTATTCTTCAACTGAGAGTCATGCCCTCGGTACGCGATGCTATCGCGGTCGTCGTGCTTGGATTGGCGCTGCTGCAGGTGGACCTGCGGCTGCTTGGGTACGCGACATCTGCGATGGCGGTGTTGTCGTTGTTCGGGTTGGCGAGTTTGCTGGTGCTGGGATGGCGTGCGATTTGGGGCAAAGCGAAAGCAGACGCGTTGCACCGGGCTTTTGTGGCCGCAATAGGGTTGGGCGTTTGCGTGGCATTTACGGGCCTCTATATCGAGCGCAGTGCCTTCTGGCAGACGAAGATGTACGACCTGTTTTTGTATTCCTTTGACGCGAGCCTGGGAGGACAGTGGACGTTCCGGCTGGCGCAGTTTACGGCGCACCATCCAGGGGCTCATTTTGTGTCGGCGATGGTCTACAACGTGGTGCTCGTGCCACCGGCACTGGTGTATGCGGCGCTATTGAATGACGAGCGTCGTGCGCGGACTGCGCTCTGGGCGTTTCTGATTGTGGGCCCGCTGGCGTGCGTGTGTTTCCTGCTCTTTCCAGCGACGGGGCCGGTGTATGCGTTCAAGACCTTTCCGATGTTGGCCGTTCCTGCTGGCGAGATCGCACGACTGGTTCCAGGGCCGGTCGGGATCAGCGGGCCGAGAAATGCGATTCCATCGTTGCACTTTGCGTGGGTACTGCTGGCGTATTGGAACTCGCGAGACACGAAGGCAGCGATTCGTGTTTTTTGTGCAGTGATGCTCGCGCTGACGATCTACGCGACGTTGGAGACGGGTGAGCACTACGGCGTGGATCTTCTGGTGGCGGTGCCGTTCGCGCTGGGGATCCAGGCGTTGGCGATGTGGCTGGGTGGGATTCGAAGCCGGTGCGTCACGCAGGCGATCTTTGTGCCGCTAGGGATCACCGTTGCATGGTTCGTGTTGCTGAGGTTCTGCAACCGCGTTTGTTGGGTTTCTGCGGTTGTGCCATGGGCAGCGGTGCTGCTAACGCTTGGAGCATGCCTGTATCTGTATCGGCGGCTGGTGGCCGTGCAGAAGGAATCCGGCTCTATCGAAAAGCAGAGCGTGTCGCGAGAGACGACGGATTTGGTGCACGCAGGATCTGCGGGCTAA
- the ruvB gene encoding Holliday junction branch migration DNA helicase RuvB, protein MIASVGDSRYYPKSVANGEKSDQRERLVSAIPVEDDSSFELKLRPQWLREFIGQPKVKENLAVAIEAARSRGEALDHVLLYGPPGLGKTTLANIIANEMQAQFQQTSGPTLQIKGDLTAILTNVRDKQVLFIDEVHRLQPALEELLYSAVEDYKLDIIIGQGPSARTHTIDVAPFTLVAATTRAGLLSAPLRSRFGIVLRLEFYTTEDLKIILKRSAEILNVEIDEGGAAEIATRCRGTPRIANRLLRRVRDYAQVRGAGKIDRETAQKALEMLEVDQHGFDEVDRRLMLTIIEKYQGGPVGLNTLAASLAEETDAIEEIYEPFLIQLGFLDRTPRGRVATHLAYEYFKMKPPKKQDSLF, encoded by the coding sequence ATGATTGCCTCCGTGGGGGATTCCCGCTACTATCCGAAAAGCGTGGCAAACGGCGAAAAATCCGACCAGCGGGAGCGTCTGGTTTCGGCGATTCCTGTCGAAGACGATTCCTCCTTTGAACTGAAGCTGCGGCCGCAATGGCTGCGCGAGTTTATCGGGCAACCGAAGGTGAAAGAGAACCTGGCGGTGGCAATCGAAGCCGCTCGTTCACGCGGCGAGGCGCTCGATCACGTGCTGCTCTATGGGCCGCCGGGGCTGGGGAAAACGACGCTGGCGAACATCATCGCCAACGAGATGCAGGCGCAATTCCAGCAGACATCCGGGCCAACGCTGCAAATCAAGGGCGACCTGACGGCGATCCTTACCAATGTTCGCGATAAGCAGGTGCTGTTTATTGATGAAGTGCATCGCTTGCAGCCGGCGCTGGAAGAGCTGCTGTATTCCGCGGTGGAGGATTATAAGCTCGACATCATTATTGGGCAGGGGCCGTCGGCGCGGACACACACCATTGATGTAGCACCGTTCACGCTGGTTGCGGCGACGACCCGGGCCGGGTTACTTTCGGCACCGCTGCGCTCCCGTTTCGGCATCGTATTGCGGCTCGAGTTTTATACGACGGAAGATTTGAAGATCATCCTGAAACGTTCTGCCGAAATATTGAATGTCGAGATCGATGAGGGTGGTGCGGCTGAGATTGCGACGCGATGCCGTGGGACACCGCGCATTGCGAACCGGTTGTTAAGGCGCGTCCGCGATTATGCGCAGGTGCGCGGAGCAGGGAAGATTGACCGCGAAACCGCGCAGAAGGCGCTGGAAATGCTGGAAGTGGACCAGCATGGGTTCGATGAAGTGGACCGCCGACTGATGCTGACGATCATCGAGAAGTACCAGGGTGGGCCGGTGGGGCTGAACACGCTGGCGGCATCGCTGGCAGAAGAGACGGACGCGATCGAGGAGATTTACGAACCGTTCCTGATCCAGTTGGGGTTCCTCGATCGAACGCCGAGGGGAAGGGTGGCAACCCATTTGGCGTACGAGTACTTCAAAATGAAGCCACCCAAAAAGCAGGATAGCCTTTTCTAG
- a CDS encoding DinB family protein, with product MKLTELLIADIERDAEATRKVLERVPMGHEKYKPHEKSMELGPLVYMVTTMVEWTDFMINRDELDVAPKGGGNWPKVDVSSREKLLEAHSAAVKKAVAALQKTNEEHLQTHWKLLAKGKVMSEGPRHVMIRDTVLNHLAHHRGQLTVYLRLLSASVPAIYGPSADEGREIYE from the coding sequence ATGAAATTGACCGAACTGCTGATCGCCGATATCGAACGTGACGCTGAAGCCACCCGCAAAGTCCTCGAACGCGTCCCCATGGGCCACGAAAAGTACAAGCCTCACGAAAAATCCATGGAACTCGGCCCCCTCGTTTACATGGTCACAACCATGGTCGAGTGGACGGATTTCATGATCAATCGTGATGAACTCGACGTTGCGCCGAAGGGCGGCGGAAATTGGCCGAAAGTTGACGTCTCATCGCGCGAGAAGCTCCTCGAAGCCCACAGCGCTGCCGTCAAGAAAGCCGTCGCCGCGTTGCAGAAGACAAATGAGGAGCACCTGCAAACCCATTGGAAGCTACTCGCGAAGGGCAAAGTGATGTCCGAAGGTCCGCGTCACGTGATGATTCGCGACACCGTGCTAAACCACCTCGCGCATCATCGCGGGCAACTCACCGTTTACCTGCGCCTGCTCTCCGCTTCCGTCCCAGCGATCTACGGCCCATCCGCCGACGAAGGCCGCGAGATTTACGAATAG
- a CDS encoding helix-turn-helix transcriptional regulator yields the protein MRADRLLSMLLLLQAHGRMTGRDLAERLEVSERTVHRDMESLSASGVPVYAVRGAQGGWQLEENWRTQVPGLDEAELRGLMMAQPRVVGDAKLASAAQRALEKLMAALPASLREQAASIRERLYVDTGGWRPHLENLAMLPLVQDAVARDRKLTMVYCKPNGERSERTVDPLGVVAKGSAWYLVANTSAGLRTFRVSRIEQATPLVKASKRPRDFNLARYWSETAKRLAESWRTYPVTLRLDARTARWMRTWSAAREVRSTDDDDWTTMELEFNHEEEAAFVVLGLGASVKVIEPAALRERVRRAATAILAMES from the coding sequence ATGCGGGCTGACCGGCTGCTCTCGATGTTGTTGCTGCTGCAGGCGCACGGGCGAATGACCGGGCGGGATCTGGCGGAGCGGCTGGAAGTGTCGGAGCGCACGGTGCACCGGGACATGGAGTCGTTGAGTGCGTCGGGAGTGCCGGTATATGCGGTGCGCGGGGCGCAGGGTGGGTGGCAGCTTGAGGAGAACTGGCGCACGCAGGTGCCGGGGCTGGACGAAGCCGAACTGCGCGGATTAATGATGGCGCAGCCGCGGGTAGTGGGAGACGCGAAGTTGGCATCGGCGGCGCAGCGGGCGCTGGAGAAGCTGATGGCGGCGCTGCCGGCGTCGTTGCGGGAGCAGGCGGCGTCGATTCGCGAGCGGCTGTATGTGGATACGGGTGGATGGCGTCCGCATCTCGAGAATTTGGCGATGCTGCCGCTGGTGCAAGACGCAGTGGCACGCGATCGCAAGTTGACCATGGTGTATTGCAAGCCGAATGGAGAGCGCAGCGAGAGGACGGTGGATCCGCTGGGCGTGGTGGCGAAGGGGAGCGCGTGGTACCTGGTGGCAAATACGTCGGCGGGGCTGCGGACGTTTCGGGTATCGCGGATTGAGCAGGCGACGCCGTTGGTGAAGGCGAGCAAGCGTCCGCGAGACTTTAATCTCGCGCGCTATTGGAGCGAGACGGCGAAGCGGTTGGCGGAGAGTTGGAGGACGTATCCGGTGACGCTGCGGCTTGACGCGCGGACGGCGCGATGGATGCGCACTTGGAGTGCGGCGCGCGAGGTGCGTTCCACAGACGATGACGATTGGACGACGATGGAGCTTGAGTTCAACCACGAGGAAGAGGCGGCTTTCGTGGTGCTCGGGCTTGGGGCGTCGGTGAAAGTGATCGAGCCGGCGGCCCTGCGCGAACGAGTGCGCAGAGCGGCGACCGCGATCCTGGCGATGGAAAGCTAA
- a CDS encoding DinB family protein codes for MKLTELFIADIEREAEATRHVIERVPEGRNDWKPHEKSMELGRLAVLVATMVGWVEFMVNIDEFDIAPKDGPGYQQPEMESRAQLLQMHEEALQRAITALRNTTDAHLETNWKFMARGHVITDRPRHIDIRDSVINHLAHHRGQLTVYLRLTSTPVPAIYGPTADEGKEAFA; via the coding sequence ATGAAACTTACGGAACTCTTCATCGCCGACATCGAACGTGAGGCCGAAGCGACCCGCCACGTAATAGAGCGCGTCCCCGAAGGACGCAACGACTGGAAGCCGCACGAGAAGTCCATGGAACTTGGCCGCCTCGCCGTGCTCGTCGCTACCATGGTCGGCTGGGTGGAATTCATGGTGAACATCGACGAGTTCGACATCGCGCCCAAAGACGGCCCCGGCTATCAACAGCCGGAGATGGAATCGCGCGCACAACTTCTTCAAATGCATGAAGAAGCATTGCAGCGAGCGATCACCGCACTCCGCAACACTACCGACGCGCACCTGGAGACGAATTGGAAATTCATGGCCCGCGGCCACGTCATCACCGATCGGCCACGGCACATTGATATTCGCGATTCAGTGATCAACCACCTGGCGCACCATCGCGGTCAGCTGACGGTTTACCTGCGGCTGACCTCCACGCCGGTCCCCGCCATCTACGGCCCCACCGCCGACGAAGGCAAAGAAGCCTTCGCGTAA
- the hemL gene encoding glutamate-1-semialdehyde 2,1-aminomutase, with the protein MSRKLDRSRELQKRAEALIPGGVNSPVRAFRAVGGEPPILVRGEGARVFDADGNGYIDYVLSWGPLILGHAFTPVINAIEKAAEKGTSFGASTPTEADLAEAVVHAMPAIEKIRFVSSGTEATMSAIRLARGFTGRKYIVKFEGCYHGHSDSLLVKAGSGVATLGIPGSAGVPDELAQLTLALPYNNVAAVEQAFTKFKGQIACVIVEPIVGNMGCVPPAADYLQALSDITKREGAVLIVDEVMTGFRVAYGGAQELYGLKPDLVTLGKIIGGGLPVAAYGGRKDIMDKIAPLGPVYQAGTLSGNPLAMAAGLAMLCHLRDNAMEIYPRLDQLSADLVNRVLDAAREAGVALTANRVGSMFTWFFTDKHVTDWDSAATCDTKQFGQFHGAMLDAGVWLPPAQFEAAFLSSAHTEQDIDDTVAAAREAFAIL; encoded by the coding sequence ATGTCGCGCAAACTCGATCGTTCCCGCGAACTCCAGAAACGTGCTGAAGCCCTTATTCCCGGTGGGGTGAATTCACCCGTGCGTGCGTTCCGCGCCGTGGGAGGCGAACCGCCGATTTTGGTGCGCGGCGAAGGGGCGCGGGTGTTTGACGCCGATGGCAATGGGTATATCGATTACGTATTGTCGTGGGGGCCGTTGATTTTGGGGCATGCGTTCACGCCGGTGATCAATGCGATTGAGAAGGCGGCGGAGAAGGGCACTAGCTTTGGGGCGTCGACGCCGACGGAAGCCGATCTCGCGGAAGCCGTGGTGCATGCGATGCCGGCGATCGAGAAGATTCGGTTCGTGAGTTCGGGCACCGAGGCGACGATGTCGGCGATTCGTCTGGCGCGCGGATTTACCGGGCGCAAGTACATTGTGAAGTTCGAGGGCTGCTACCACGGGCACAGCGATTCGCTGCTGGTGAAGGCGGGTTCGGGCGTGGCGACGCTGGGGATCCCGGGATCGGCGGGCGTTCCCGATGAATTGGCGCAACTGACGCTGGCGCTGCCTTACAACAACGTCGCGGCTGTCGAGCAGGCATTCACGAAATTCAAAGGACAGATTGCATGCGTGATTGTTGAGCCGATTGTGGGCAACATGGGCTGTGTGCCTCCGGCCGCTGATTATTTGCAGGCGTTGAGCGACATCACGAAGCGCGAAGGTGCGGTGCTGATCGTGGATGAAGTGATGACGGGATTCCGCGTGGCGTATGGCGGCGCGCAGGAACTGTATGGACTGAAGCCGGACCTGGTCACGCTGGGGAAGATCATCGGCGGTGGGTTACCGGTGGCGGCGTATGGCGGGCGTAAGGACATCATGGACAAGATTGCGCCGTTGGGGCCGGTATACCAGGCGGGAACGCTGTCGGGGAATCCACTGGCGATGGCGGCGGGGTTGGCAATGCTCTGCCATCTACGCGATAACGCGATGGAGATCTATCCGCGACTCGATCAACTGAGCGCAGATCTTGTGAATCGTGTGCTCGATGCGGCGCGGGAAGCAGGTGTCGCGCTGACGGCGAACCGAGTGGGATCGATGTTTACCTGGTTCTTTACCGACAAGCATGTGACCGATTGGGACTCGGCAGCGACTTGCGACACGAAGCAATTCGGACAGTTTCACGGCGCGATGCTGGATGCAGGGGTGTGGCTGCCGCCGGCGCAATTCGAGGCGGCGTTCTTGTCATCGGCGCACACCGAGCAGGACATTGACGATACGGTGGCGGCGGCGAGAGAGGCGTTCGCGATTCTTTAG